A section of the Spirosoma pollinicola genome encodes:
- the gtfB gene encoding accessory Sec system glycosylation chaperone GtfB encodes MIKLFDYFNDHSRKLYESFKASKLEEDLTIVLNDNGFLPDDVISPYQFFADNHNTENMKPRFFNQVTVPAFWEIKGNNNSATINDMGRLRGKIFYQSGERPRIVSRVEWFDDQQRVRFVDYYSKNGIKFAQTVYDLNRKAILKKYMTAEGKEVIYENFVTSDVILDWQGKSYFFPSKLAFVLFFIKQLEITEHHFVINSLALPFSVLYNLPSKGSDVLVWQEHCNGNVPGNMQLMCKGLAS; translated from the coding sequence ATGATTAAATTATTTGATTACTTTAACGATCATTCACGAAAGTTATATGAGTCTTTTAAAGCCAGTAAGTTGGAAGAAGATTTAACAATTGTACTCAATGACAATGGCTTTTTACCGGACGATGTTATATCACCGTATCAATTTTTTGCAGATAATCATAATACAGAAAATATGAAACCACGATTTTTTAATCAGGTTACTGTACCAGCTTTTTGGGAAATTAAAGGTAACAACAATTCGGCTACAATTAATGATATGGGACGTCTACGAGGCAAAATATTTTATCAAAGTGGAGAGCGCCCTAGAATTGTTAGTCGTGTCGAATGGTTTGATGACCAACAACGTGTCCGATTTGTCGATTATTATTCTAAGAATGGTATTAAATTTGCACAAACTGTTTACGATTTAAATCGTAAAGCGATCTTGAAGAAATATATGACAGCAGAAGGTAAAGAAGTGATTTATGAAAATTTTGTAACATCTGATGTCATATTGGATTGGCAAGGGAAGTCTTACTTTTTCCCTTCAAAGCTCGCATTCGTATTATTTTTTATCAAGCAACTTGAAATTACGGAACATCATTTCGTTATTAACTCACTAGCCCTACCATTTTCAGTGTTATATAATTTGCCATCAAAAGGTAGTGATGTTTTGGTATGGCAAGAACACTGTAATGGTAATGTCCCGGGAAATATGCAATTGATGTGTAAAGGTCTAGCTAGCTAG
- a CDS encoding helix-turn-helix domain-containing protein — protein sequence MSDTEKLTLQEAIKNHPKYEFRRACQALLWSHKGFSAKEVAGHTEVSQHSVGKWLSAWQELGLVGLMRQKGQGRKPILNLTNSLHQQALSRAS from the coding sequence TTGTCTGACACCGAGAAACTTACTTTACAGGAAGCCATCAAAAACCACCCTAAGTACGAGTTTAGACGGGCTTGTCAAGCATTACTTTGGAGTCATAAAGGCTTCTCGGCCAAAGAGGTAGCAGGCCACACCGAAGTCTCCCAGCATTCGGTTGGCAAGTGGCTTTCTGCCTGGCAAGAACTGGGTTTGGTCGGGCTCATGCGCCAAAAAGGGCAAGGCAGAAAACCCATTCTGAACTTGACCAACAGCCTTCATCAGCAAGCCTTGAGTCGAGCTAGCTAG
- a CDS encoding peroxiredoxin family protein — MATTLAISLSSFRGKYVLVDFWASWCVPCRAENPNLVKNFQQYKDKNFTVLGVSLDRPNAKEAWLKAIRKDGLDWTHVSDLKHWDSEVVKLAS, encoded by the coding sequence ATGGCAACAACACTCGCCATATCCTTGAGCAGCTTCAGGGGGAAATATGTTTTAGTTGACTTTTGGGCGAGCTGGTGCGTTCCTTGCCGAGCTGAAAATCCGAATCTAGTCAAGAACTTTCAGCAGTACAAAGACAAAAACTTTACGGTCTTGGGCGTTTCGCTAGATCGGCCTAATGCGAAAGAGGCTTGGCTGAAAGCAATTCGCAAAGACGGCCTCGACTGGACGCATGTATCGGATCTCAAACATTGGGATAGCGAAGTAGTGAAGCTAGCTAGCTAG
- a CDS encoding GA module-containing protein, which produces MHSLQNGINDETQTKQTQKYLDAEPSKKSAYDQAVNAAKAILTKASGQNVDKAEVEQALQNVNSTKTALNGDAKLNEAKAAAKQTLGTLTHINNAQRNALDNEITQATNVEGVNTVKAKAQQLDGAMGQLETSIRDKDTTLQSQNYXDADDAKRTAYSQAVNAAATILNKTAGGNTPKADVERAMQAVTQANTALNGIQNLERAKQAANTAITNASDLNTKQKEALKAQVTSAGRVSAANGVEPS; this is translated from the coding sequence ATGCACAGTTTACAAAATGGTATCAATGATGAGACACAAACAAAACAAACTCAGAAATACCTAGATGCTGAGCCAAGTAAGAAATCAGCTTATGATCAAGCAGTAAATGCAGCAAAAGCAATTTTAACAAAAGCTAGTGGTCAAAATGTAGACAAAGCAGAAGTTGAACAAGCATTACAAAATGTGAACAGTACGAAGACGGCGTTGAACGGTGATGCGAAATTAAATGAAGCTAAAGCTGCTGCGAAACAAACGTTAGGTACATTAACACACATTAATAATGCACAACGTAATGCGTTAGATAATGAAATTACACAAGCAACAAATGTTGAAGGTGTTAATACAGTTAAAGCCAAAGCGCAACAATTAGATGGTGCTATGGGTCAATTAGAAACATCAATTCGTGATAAAGACACGACGTTACAAAGTCAAAATTATNAAGATGCTGATGATGCTAAACGAACGGCTTATTCTCAAGCAGTAAATGCAGCAGCAACTATTTTAAATAAAACAGCTGGAGGAAATACACCTAAAGCAGATGTCGAAAGAGCAATGCAAGCTGTTACACAAGCCAATACTGCATTAAACGGTATTCAAAACTTAGAACGTGCGAAACAGGCTGCGAACACAGCGATTACAAATGCTTCGGACTTAAATACAAAACAAAAAGAAGCATTGAAAGCACAAGTAACAAGTGCAGGACGCGTATCTGCAGCAAATGGTGTTGAACCTAGCTAG
- a CDS encoding antA/AntB antirepressor family protein: MYEVCTTLAHWSKKNIVNNQFDQENVDWIILDIMSSSNNGSMTTDYELTFDFAERLSMVAQTDKGEEIRRWFQSLKKKVEALPASQDDLILMLAQRNVETAKRLSVIEERLDRFEQIQQTAATELLALPAPTEPMAEIPTESQIIRLVNSYSQAKSVAQPEVWRKLYTELLYRYRISVNAYKRPPGESKIQMLKRVGHLDKLYVVATNVLQMPQANA; encoded by the coding sequence ATTTATGAGGTTTGTACCACTCTTGCCCATTGGTCAAAGAAAAACATCGTCAACAATCAATTTGATCAGGAAAACGTCGATTGGATTATACTCGACATTATGTCGAGTTCAAACAACGGCTCAATGACAACTGATTACGAATTAACGTTTGATTTTGCGGAACGACTATCAATGGTCGCGCAGACCGATAAGGGTGAAGAAATTCGCCGTTGGTTTCAATCGCTCAAAAAGAAGGTCGAAGCATTACCCGCCAGTCAGGATGATTTGATTTTGATGCTGGCACAGCGAAATGTTGAAACAGCCAAACGACTGTCAGTTATTGAAGAGCGTCTTGATCGATTTGAGCAGATACAACAGACGGCAGCCACGGAATTACTGGCACTGCCAGCGCCCACCGAACCAATGGCTGAGATTCCGACAGAGAGCCAGATTATTCGATTGGTTAATTCCTACTCACAAGCCAAATCGGTAGCACAGCCCGAAGTATGGCGAAAGTTGTACACGGAACTACTGTATCGGTATCGCATTTCGGTCAATGCGTATAAGCGGCCACCGGGGGAAAGTAAAATACAGATGCTAAAACGTGTAGGGCATCTGGATAAGTTGTATGTTGTCGCAACAAATGTTTTGCAGATGCCTCAGGCAAATGCGTAA
- a CDS encoding plasmid mobilization protein, which yields MKEKDKWYKGGRPEMKPEERATRVVQVRFTQAEYDQLLARKATVKTQTVSTYVRAVCLNKPFRLKPERSTYQNILLSLIQETRSDVLRIGVNVNQAARRINSTTDYQDLQREVTKMASDMARFDAQLREVMATILQQGGET from the coding sequence ATGAAGGAAAAAGACAAATGGTACAAAGGAGGGAGGCCTGAGATGAAGCCGGAAGAACGGGCTACCAGAGTAGTTCAGGTTCGCTTCACCCAGGCAGAGTATGATCAGCTTTTAGCCCGAAAGGCTACCGTTAAGACGCAGACGGTGTCCACTTACGTTCGGGCCGTTTGTCTTAACAAACCGTTCCGCCTGAAGCCCGAGCGCTCGACTTATCAGAATATCCTTCTATCGCTGATTCAGGAGACCAGGAGCGATGTCTTGCGGATTGGCGTCAACGTAAACCAGGCCGCCAGGCGCATCAATAGCACCACGGACTACCAGGATCTACAACGGGAAGTGACGAAGATGGCTAGTGATATGGCCCGGTTCGACGCTCAGCTGCGGGAGGTGATGGCCACCATTCTACAGCAAGGCGGAGAAACGTAA
- a CDS encoding response regulator produces MEILKPWVALLDEDEDDYIYWQHGFRNWAQHLDLYWFSSVTEFLSATSLGKDKPVALVMDGVVPDGEEMKWLSTLLLHPSCQQACLIMLSTEVTEPQREAYLRLGASDHLQKPVHLDELRIVVSTVSGHITRKSGLQRSEL; encoded by the coding sequence ATGGAGATACTAAAGCCCTGGGTTGCCCTTCTGGACGAGGACGAAGATGATTATATATACTGGCAGCATGGCTTTCGCAATTGGGCGCAGCATTTAGACCTGTATTGGTTTAGCTCAGTGACTGAGTTTCTGTCAGCCACCTCGCTAGGAAAAGACAAACCCGTAGCGTTGGTGATGGATGGCGTGGTTCCAGATGGAGAAGAGATGAAATGGCTCAGCACGCTGCTGCTTCATCCCAGCTGTCAGCAGGCCTGTCTGATCATGCTATCAACTGAAGTGACTGAGCCGCAACGGGAAGCGTATCTACGGCTGGGCGCTAGTGATCATTTACAGAAGCCGGTGCACCTGGACGAATTAAGGATAGTTGTGTCAACCGTAAGTGGCCATATCACCCGTAAATCGGGCTTGCAGCGTAGTGAGTTGTAA
- a CDS encoding response regulator, which translates to MNQHTYPCVFIADDDEDDRYLLNLAFTRHSPQCRLVFTYDGLDLLDALARYETSPELIILDMNMPRLNGFEALQALRQQPSYQSTPIVILTTSEAETDRQRAEQLGANEFITKPLKGELLGQIVARLRVDWLEGNCC; encoded by the coding sequence ATGAACCAACATACGTACCCCTGCGTCTTTATCGCCGATGATGATGAGGACGACCGCTATCTGCTGAACTTGGCCTTTACCCGGCACAGCCCTCAGTGTCGACTGGTCTTTACTTATGATGGGCTGGATCTACTGGATGCGCTGGCTCGGTACGAGACGAGTCCAGAGTTGATCATTCTGGATATGAACATGCCCCGGCTCAACGGTTTTGAAGCCCTCCAGGCGCTTCGGCAACAGCCATCCTATCAATCAACACCCATTGTCATACTGACGACTTCGGAAGCAGAAACTGATCGCCAGCGGGCAGAGCAGCTGGGGGCCAACGAGTTCATTACCAAGCCCCTGAAGGGCGAGTTACTGGGTCAGATTGTCGCCCGGCTGCGGGTTGACTGGCTGGAGGGCAACTGCTGCTGA
- a CDS encoding antA/AntB antirepressor family protein, giving the protein MSTIQAPVAVIQHPILGPAVSGRAIYAATSISNASRDIFSDWFRHKQSKLDLIEGKDFITTSVNLAGSSRKYIEHTLTIDAAQRLAEIAPAKRGVELAAYLKYYPTAEPTATELQEAIKGESIAPEAVAPILLFSNLGVPPTIELQPDPSPVIEPEPLTPVQKLLAEVQKLAEDEAKRKNEPVVPSEEFKGMEARLEQVEKQLTSIGKIFYNLASLCQPESQSLFPGFDRPGAYWQKLPDLDPTTRVKITRLVDGYAAAKTVTHQEVWKHLYGHLSSRFSFDAWQYAQGKKNPNYLDIIEENGQLENLYNIAVELLTLSQR; this is encoded by the coding sequence ATGTCAACAATTCAGGCACCCGTTGCCGTTATTCAGCACCCAATTTTAGGACCCGCCGTATCAGGCCGGGCAATCTACGCAGCCACTAGCATAAGCAATGCCAGCCGTGATATATTCTCGGACTGGTTCCGACACAAGCAGAGCAAATTAGACTTAATCGAGGGTAAAGACTTTATAACAACATCAGTCAACCTTGCCGGGTCATCTCGTAAGTATATCGAGCATACCCTTACAATTGATGCCGCTCAGCGTCTTGCCGAAATTGCGCCCGCAAAACGAGGGGTAGAATTGGCGGCCTACCTAAAGTACTATCCTACTGCTGAACCTACAGCCACCGAGCTACAGGAAGCCATAAAGGGAGAGTCGATCGCGCCGGAAGCAGTAGCACCCATTTTGCTATTTAGTAATTTAGGAGTCCCGCCCACGATTGAGTTGCAGCCAGATCCCTCGCCGGTAATTGAGCCCGAGCCGCTCACACCCGTTCAAAAACTACTGGCAGAGGTGCAAAAGTTGGCTGAGGACGAGGCTAAGCGCAAAAATGAACCGGTAGTACCCTCAGAGGAATTTAAGGGCATGGAGGCAAGATTAGAGCAAGTAGAGAAGCAACTAACCAGTATTGGCAAGATTTTTTATAACCTCGCTAGCCTATGTCAGCCCGAATCGCAATCACTCTTTCCGGGGTTTGATCGGCCCGGTGCTTACTGGCAGAAGCTACCCGATCTGGACCCAACTACCCGCGTCAAGATTACCCGGTTAGTCGATGGGTACGCAGCCGCTAAGACCGTAACTCATCAGGAGGTTTGGAAGCACCTGTATGGCCACCTAAGTAGCCGGTTTAGCTTTGATGCCTGGCAGTACGCTCAGGGTAAAAAGAACCCGAACTATCTGGATATAATTGAGGAAAACGGGCAACTGGAAAACCTCTACAACATTGCTGTTGAGTTGTTGACGCTATCGCAGCGGTAA
- a CDS encoding ParB N-terminal domain-containing protein, which produces MLVEIGNYSLEFDDITPQIAKTLLEYNTHNRPLNLPHVKFLSKQMKQGQWQMAGDPIKVSTTGRLLDGQHRLHAIVDSNTTQRAIILYNVPDESFSVMDTGRVRQAADVLSIAGFSDTKTTAATARMLINYERSSIAATMKSQGRKEGSVVTHQDILEYMGSHDLTPYLSKASTWHKTLSIYSKAEYAFFYCILSRVSPDQSVLFLNAVSSGAKLEIDSPMYILRKKLTEYKMNKLSLSPSERFALTIKAWNLYRANKTVKTLAFNADKDEIPIPQ; this is translated from the coding sequence ATGTTAGTTGAAATTGGTAACTACTCCCTTGAGTTTGACGATATCACGCCCCAGATAGCCAAAACGCTACTGGAGTACAATACACATAACCGCCCGCTGAACTTACCACACGTTAAGTTTCTGTCTAAGCAAATGAAGCAAGGGCAGTGGCAAATGGCTGGCGATCCAATCAAGGTAAGTACTACAGGGCGTTTATTGGATGGACAGCACCGGTTACACGCCATTGTTGACAGCAACACTACCCAACGGGCTATTATTCTTTACAATGTACCCGACGAAAGTTTTAGCGTGATGGATACGGGCCGGGTTCGTCAGGCTGCCGACGTGCTGAGTATTGCGGGCTTTTCCGATACCAAAACCACCGCAGCCACCGCCCGGATGTTGATCAACTACGAACGCAGCTCAATTGCGGCCACAATGAAAAGTCAGGGGCGAAAGGAAGGCAGCGTAGTTACCCATCAGGACATTTTAGAGTATATGGGTAGTCACGATCTAACCCCTTACCTCAGCAAAGCGTCGACCTGGCATAAGACCTTATCAATCTACTCAAAGGCTGAATACGCTTTCTTTTATTGTATCCTCAGCCGGGTTAGTCCCGATCAGTCTGTTTTATTTCTCAATGCCGTTTCGTCTGGAGCAAAGTTAGAGATTGACTCACCAATGTACATTTTACGCAAAAAACTCACTGAGTACAAAATGAATAAGCTCAGCCTGAGCCCGTCTGAGCGGTTTGCCTTGACTATTAAAGCCTGGAACTTATACCGGGCCAATAAGACGGTTAAAACCCTTGCGTTCAACGCAGACAAAGACGAAATACCTATTCCTCAGTAG
- a CDS encoding ParA family protein, with protein sequence MKVITVAHQKGGVGKTTLVINLAYCFAESAKVAIVDADAQGSVTDLQEFLAGIDVVSLDDLLSGKLTGYDLVIVDTPPYLSNRLSELFALSDFVLVPTKAGILDAMAIRATIALLRQSMSLKPALKAGIVLNMVMPRTSLNEEVKAILSEYGIPVHTATIGQRVSYTRSPVTGSVFGSEDERAKDEVILLATEILERINN encoded by the coding sequence ATGAAGGTAATAACCGTTGCTCATCAGAAAGGCGGGGTAGGAAAAACTACCCTTGTCATTAACCTTGCTTACTGCTTTGCGGAATCGGCAAAGGTGGCCATAGTGGATGCCGACGCGCAGGGATCAGTTACTGACCTTCAGGAGTTTTTAGCCGGTATTGACGTCGTTAGCCTTGATGATTTGCTGAGCGGAAAGCTAACCGGCTATGACCTGGTTATCGTCGACACCCCGCCCTATCTGTCAAACCGTCTCAGTGAATTGTTTGCCCTCTCTGATTTCGTGCTTGTGCCGACAAAAGCGGGCATTTTGGACGCAATGGCTATCCGGGCAACAATCGCCCTGCTACGGCAAAGTATGAGCCTTAAACCAGCCCTTAAGGCGGGTATCGTGCTTAATATGGTGATGCCCCGAACCAGCTTAAACGAAGAGGTAAAGGCAATCCTTTCGGAGTACGGAATTCCGGTGCATACTGCAACCATTGGCCAGCGCGTGAGCTATACCCGAAGCCCGGTAACGGGTAGCGTTTTTGGCAGTGAGGATGAGCGGGCAAAGGATGAGGTTATCCTACTGGCCACCGAAATACTGGAGCGGATCAATAACTAA
- a CDS encoding helix-turn-helix domain-containing protein encodes MTITPQHIRQLVAHLEGVHRQQEESKRILAAISATIKTNIQAIAEAVTNTEPVSSKLDSLAQALGQIAQLSPASLNGLYSAAPALDQIGGIALAQQITGKSTSTIYSLVSMGKLPATKAGGKLYFSESALRQYISQPRTSRKATGG; translated from the coding sequence ATGACTATTACCCCTCAACATATCCGGCAACTCGTAGCACACCTGGAAGGCGTTCACCGTCAGCAGGAGGAGAGTAAGCGTATTCTTGCGGCTATTTCAGCTACGATCAAAACCAACATTCAGGCCATTGCTGAGGCTGTTACCAATACTGAGCCGGTGAGTAGTAAGCTGGACAGTCTTGCTCAGGCACTCGGGCAAATCGCTCAGCTATCGCCTGCCAGCCTGAACGGTCTTTACTCAGCTGCGCCCGCTCTTGATCAGATCGGGGGAATTGCTCTTGCCCAACAGATAACGGGCAAATCAACCTCAACAATTTACAGCCTGGTTTCGATGGGAAAGCTACCCGCCACAAAGGCCGGGGGTAAACTCTATTTTTCCGAATCCGCCTTGCGTCAGTACATCTCACAACCCCGAACCAGCCGGAAGGCTACAGGGGGGTAG
- a CDS encoding DUF3168 domain-containing protein — protein sequence MDDAGFALDTAYVNLLSDLTYKGIPVNVYASMAPDDAVAPYVILGPWQPLKDNTKDDFGQKGEKNVEVFTRFTGNQFSKKPASEIASQITNRVKPTTTAEVLIVPGFKCWNTVIEGTTELTAPTPTDRIFRKIITISHALWQI from the coding sequence ATGGATGACGCAGGATTTGCCTTAGATACAGCATACGTCAATCTTCTTTCAGACCTCACCTACAAAGGCATTCCTGTCAATGTGTATGCCTCAATGGCTCCAGATGATGCCGTAGCACCTTACGTAATACTAGGACCCTGGCAACCACTGAAGGACAATACGAAGGACGATTTTGGGCAGAAAGGCGAGAAGAACGTTGAAGTCTTCACGCGCTTTACGGGCAACCAGTTCAGCAAGAAACCCGCCAGTGAAATAGCCAGCCAGATAACAAATCGAGTCAAGCCAACCACTACAGCGGAGGTGCTCATCGTGCCGGGCTTCAAATGCTGGAATACGGTCATTGAGGGGACTACGGAGCTAACAGCCCCAACACCAACGGACAGAATATTCAGAAAAATCATAACCATTTCCCATGCACTATGGCAGATTTAG
- a CDS encoding phage tail tube protein — protein sequence MSNKVNSSRFKLFVVEMVGTPTPVATDKLITEQMSMNISRSTNTIDVTSKDNAGYDEFIGGLKSGEVSCEIIMDLSVASDAAKVNYIDMSGYEASRTVKTFKAKLDDGQKTLSITFQALITKFDVGAPLEDKITCSMTMKRSGAPSETLTTNP from the coding sequence ATGTCAAACAAAGTCAATAGTTCGCGTTTCAAGCTCTTCGTCGTTGAGATGGTGGGCACACCTACTCCGGTAGCCACCGATAAGCTCATCACTGAGCAAATGAGCATGAACATTTCCCGCTCAACCAACACTATCGATGTTACCTCAAAAGATAACGCCGGGTATGATGAGTTTATCGGCGGGCTTAAGTCGGGGGAGGTGTCCTGCGAGATTATCATGGATCTATCCGTAGCCAGCGACGCAGCCAAAGTCAACTACATTGATATGTCAGGCTATGAAGCCAGCCGGACCGTGAAAACCTTCAAGGCTAAACTTGATGATGGGCAAAAAACGCTCAGCATTACGTTTCAGGCCCTCATTACCAAGTTTGATGTAGGCGCTCCCCTTGAGGATAAGATTACGTGTAGTATGACCATGAAACGCTCAGGTGCGCCAAGTGAAACGCTCACGACTAACCCTTAA
- a CDS encoding tape measure protein has protein sequence MNRELNVSLTATLTNFEQGMVRATAQLAQLGRAAGQASEQLASRIDRGSSSALSSLTKLSGGVLSVTAAFSALKQGLQIASTFQRMDTAIKAVSTSTADYAQTQRFLQSASDRYGLSIEALSQSYVGFKANTNDTILKGAEAERIFLSVAKASAALQLSTEDTTGTLRAFGQMLSKGTVMSEELKGQVGERLFGAFQMAARAMSTTTQGLNKMLQSGEVLAVDLLPKLATELDKSFGDAALENVNTMAGGWTRATDQLKLFIAEFSKTSGIDLFFTKIGNGTADYLKGIREAVHSKDWLVFFGGYQDTSRRIGQLSDNATKKQEFAGMDPGKRQARIELLQDEIASLQKKLSERANTVFGGGKAEFTSDLSNAKNLLAELNRINGQMARDEHIKRDFTFYKAPTKSRLDIDDLKKKKDTLGKQIDDGNLNHEDVSKLQAEYDRLTRQIDGATASTKKHKAYVDSQSVSLTTNENILKRLTQRYKETGENGTQVALFKQLVDIDAWKASNKSIDLGDKSKTIETIGRVRDVLLKTVAPLQQVGGLFDRFNDVLKVNTLAGYNEEINKLQANITKLSEKGEVIPQSTLDELDKYIAKVSQINQKVSETMAAAEFNAEDKRKDTLPVNASFGGDNIGFKVLDDSAAKLPATLRKMKQDVADILKQTAVTVFTGMGEVIGGMLAGTSGIDQLPTMLLSALGGMLKQLGVIAIEAAIGLKSIKIAFETMNPAIALVAGIGLIALGTLIQSSTKGIGGNIKGYEKGGLFTNSAFINVAETSKARGGGGEWVTPVDKGASLIASQLMKSGAITTAHGYATDNPFTKPYAAMGGQSVVVQLDGQFKVAGPDLLLAINRAQRGQRTTGNG, from the coding sequence ATGAATAGAGAATTAAATGTTTCCCTAACGGCTACCCTAACCAATTTTGAGCAGGGTATGGTTAGGGCCACCGCTCAGCTCGCGCAACTTGGCAGGGCGGCCGGGCAAGCCAGTGAACAATTGGCGTCAAGGATTGATCGCGGTAGCTCATCGGCCCTCAGCTCGCTAACAAAATTATCGGGAGGGGTGCTGAGCGTTACGGCTGCCTTTTCAGCACTAAAACAGGGATTACAGATTGCATCAACCTTCCAGCGCATGGATACCGCTATTAAGGCCGTATCTACCTCAACCGCTGACTATGCCCAAACTCAACGCTTTCTTCAGAGTGCCTCCGACCGGTACGGGCTTTCCATTGAAGCCCTTTCTCAATCATACGTAGGCTTCAAGGCCAATACGAATGATACTATATTAAAGGGTGCCGAAGCTGAGCGAATCTTTCTATCGGTGGCAAAGGCTAGTGCTGCCTTACAGTTAAGTACGGAAGACACCACCGGGACACTACGCGCCTTTGGGCAAATGCTCAGCAAGGGTACGGTCATGAGTGAAGAACTTAAGGGACAGGTCGGAGAGCGGCTTTTCGGAGCTTTCCAAATGGCTGCTCGTGCCATGAGCACCACCACGCAAGGCCTAAACAAGATGCTGCAAAGTGGTGAGGTTTTAGCCGTTGATTTACTACCAAAATTAGCCACCGAGTTAGATAAATCCTTTGGTGATGCTGCACTTGAAAATGTCAATACAATGGCCGGGGGGTGGACTCGTGCCACGGATCAACTTAAGTTGTTCATTGCTGAATTCTCAAAAACTAGTGGAATTGATCTTTTCTTTACCAAGATTGGCAACGGCACTGCGGACTACCTGAAGGGAATTCGGGAGGCGGTTCACTCAAAAGACTGGCTTGTTTTCTTCGGCGGTTATCAGGACACGAGTCGAAGAATTGGTCAGCTTAGCGACAATGCCACTAAGAAGCAAGAGTTTGCAGGCATGGACCCTGGCAAACGTCAGGCCCGTATTGAGTTGCTACAGGATGAAATTGCGAGCCTTCAGAAGAAACTTTCCGAGCGAGCTAATACCGTTTTTGGAGGGGGTAAAGCTGAATTCACATCTGACCTTTCAAACGCAAAAAATTTACTGGCTGAGCTGAACCGGATCAATGGCCAGATGGCCCGCGATGAACACATAAAGCGTGACTTCACTTTTTATAAAGCACCGACCAAATCAAGATTAGATATTGATGACCTTAAAAAGAAAAAGGATACCCTTGGTAAGCAAATAGACGATGGAAATCTAAATCACGAGGATGTATCAAAGCTTCAGGCTGAATACGACCGTCTAACCCGGCAGATTGATGGCGCCACCGCGTCGACCAAGAAACATAAAGCCTATGTCGACAGCCAGTCTGTTAGTTTAACTACAAACGAGAATATTCTAAAGCGACTCACGCAGCGGTATAAAGAAACCGGCGAGAATGGTACGCAGGTAGCCCTGTTTAAGCAATTAGTGGATATTGACGCATGGAAAGCCTCAAATAAATCAATCGACCTAGGCGACAAATCCAAAACCATTGAAACCATTGGGCGCGTCAGGGATGTGCTTCTAAAAACAGTCGCCCCTCTTCAACAGGTAGGCGGCTTGTTTGACCGCTTTAACGACGTATTGAAAGTAAATACCCTGGCAGGCTATAACGAGGAAATTAATAAGCTACAGGCCAATATTACCAAGCTTAGCGAAAAGGGTGAAGTAATACCACAGAGCACACTAGATGAATTAGATAAATACATTGCCAAGGTTAGCCAGATCAATCAAAAGGTTAGCGAAACGATGGCGGCGGCCGAATTCAATGCTGAGGATAAAAGAAAAGATACCTTACCCGTAAACGCTAGTTTCGGGGGCGACAATATCGGCTTTAAAGTCCTGGATGATTCAGCCGCCAAACTACCGGCAACCTTGCGAAAAATGAAGCAAGATGTTGCTGACATCTTAAAACAAACAGCCGTAACCGTCTTCACGGGCATGGGTGAAGTTATCGGCGGGATGCTTGCTGGTACGAGTGGCATTGATCAGCTCCCCACAATGCTACTTTCCGCACTCGGTGGTATGCTGAAACAGTTAGGCGTTATTGCCATTGAAGCAGCAATTGGGTTGAAGTCAATTAAGATTGCCTTTGAGACAATGAACCCGGCTATTGCCCTGGTTGCAGGTATTGGACTTATTGCCCTGGGTACCCTTATCCAATCAAGTACCAAAGGCATTGGGGGGAACATAAAGGGCTACGAAAAAGGTGGACTGTTTACTAATTCAGCCTTTATTAATGTAGCCGAAACCAGCAAAGCACGCGGGGGCGGGGGCGAGTGGGTTACGCCGGTTGACAAAGGGGCTAGCCTGATTGCTAGTCAGCTAATGAAATCAGGGGCTATTACGACCGCTCACGGGTATGCTACTGATAATCCATTTACAAAGCCTTACGCGGCTATGGGCGGGCAGAGCGTTGTTGTTCAACTTGACGGACAGTTTAAGGTAGCCGGACCGGATTTACTACTAGCTATCAATAGGGCGCAAAGAGGTCAGCGAACCACCGGGAACGGTTAA